The region AGTATTTTGCAGTTAGTTACTTTaagatttgggtgtattctttagTCATTTGGGTCTTAATAATCCCAAGACATTTGGTGTTTTAAAACTATTTCCTGAGATGTGACGTGTCAAAGGAGTGCAAGAATTTTAAATACAAGGGACAAGTGTTCTGTTGATTAATTTTCTATTAGCCCACAATACTGAGGCGTAATTGTCTTTAACACTTATTTTTCCACAGGCTGGTATCAAGTTTCTTTCTGTGGATGTAAATGCATTGGCTCGTCATATCAGTACTATTCCACTCCCAGAGAGGCTGGGGATATCGAGGTGCTTATTTGAGGTCAGTATTCagtaattggactattccagttgaaacccatatgtgacatgatcaaggggaatgagtcacatgtcgaccctggtcgaaaatgagttttacatttctaaagaggacatttagagctttcagaaactgaaaaccctatgttgatacaacctttctttgcaaagttacatcaatttatcaattgctgaaaacaatataaaacaaaagaattttaacactttctttgccaatatctccaaatcaatattggcgacatccgactcattccccttgatcgtgtcacatatgtgatgcgatccagcaaaatgagtctgatgtcgaccaaaatcaaaattcagttttcaatctcattatatgagccattcccagagctttattttgctgaaattcccatcataattagacttatggttccagcgATATGGCCCTTATAGTGTGACTCAGAgcagtaaaatacaaagaaagttgaatactattgttgattgtatctcaaaatcaatatcccgacatctgactcattttttCATAAGGGCCTTTATTAGAGACACATTTACATACGTTATAatagggtcctgagacgttctagtagcttttctgatgcagtaaatgtattgcaaatTTACACAGGCCTTCAAATCcgcaagctatttcactgtatcaatgtctatcagtcacttcaacattaatggtaccctttagcaaattgaaaataccctgggtgggcgcttattggggtatgggaaCAAATACGGTACTTGCACATAACAcctttgcaaacatgtttaatatgaGATTGAGATATAGGCCTTTTAATTATTGTTTCTAATTCTTGGGCACAACATGTACATTTGAAAGCAATCAAGATTGCATCTCAAAGCATACAATGAATGATGTTGTAAACTACAATGTTAGTTGTAGCagcatttgggtgcattcctcaGATATTTTGTTTGGTGCATAACTcagacatttgggtgcattcctcaGATATTTGGGACATTAGGGTGTATTCCTGacacattttggtgtattccgcaaataggggtgggggtgtgtgtgtattgtagACACATTGGGTGTATTCCTCAGACATTTCCTCTGCTCTCTTTGTACTAATCCCTAATAATGTATTTACCTTGTTCAAACTATAGGACGATGTATTGGAGATATTGGACAGAAAAGCCAAAGACATGTCCAACACAATGAACTCCTACCCACATGAAGGACACCACCCGACATCGAGATTATTACATAATACTGATGATGTAATCACAGTAGATCAAGTGAACACATCAAGTAAATCATCTAGTGATGAAAGAACTCAAGAATCAAAGAAAAGTATTACAAATGAGAAATCAAAGTTGTCATCGGAGAAGAGTGATCCACAAACAAACATTGATACACTGAAAAAAGATATCAAATCTGCAGTACGGGGAGTTGTTAACAAAATTGAACCAAGTAGTGTGCTTGCTGATGTGAAAACATCAGTGTCAAAAACAGATGGAGGAGAAAGTGAGACGAAACCATccaatgatgatgaggatgaactAGACTTTCTCTTGATGTTAGAGAATCCTGTAAAGGTTAAAGGTCAGAGTGATAAGAGGGAGGAAGAAGAGGATCACAGTGATTATATTGCAGGTTGGTATCAGATATTCTGGCTtttaatactctgcatgctagccatataggcttcaacataaaaaagttcaagttttgggatattttccgGGGGCACTATAGTGGCaagagggggtatcaggcgcgtctgTGTACTTTCAAAAAGCACCTTAAACaagtgtatattttttcatatactaaTCCAGGTaaaacacacttacgtgcagacgtttcgatagctatcagctatctttctcaatgctactgttgatgtgatgatcgttgaacagctgttgttgatTGCTGCTTGGCAACCGAGTTGCCAGACGatttctccatcaacaggtcgtcaaagatgtgacttaggttgtactggccctcgtctcggttcattgtGGTGCCTTGTTTTCTGATAGTGATGACCTCCTTTATCCATCTTGTGTATTTATCACACTCTTTACCAACGATCTTTGCCTcatcccaattgatgacatgattaTTGTCCACAACATGGTCAGTTATCGCTGATTTGTGGATGGTTGACTGCGATGCTTTCCTGTTGGCTCTAGTGCAGATGTTAGTAGTAACTTTCTCTGCCTCATTTCTGTGTTCGTCTTTAAGCGTTTACGAATTTTCTGCCGGATTCACCTATGTAAGTAAGGTCACAGTTTTTGCACGGAATTGAGTGAATGACGTCGGTAGAGTTGTGTGGTTCGCGTTTATCTTTGGGATGGACGAGTAGATTGCGTAATGTACTGTGGGGTTTCATTGCGGCATGAATGTTGTACGATTTCATGATTCTAGCAACGCGCTCGGACACCCTTCTACATACGGTAAGCGTCACCAAACCTCTGGATTTTTCACTGTCGTCTTTACTAGATTTCTTAGCTTTTTGCTTGGGGTGGCCATTTTACTCTTGACTTTTTCCACACACCAGTCAGGGTACCCACACTGTTTTAGAGCACCTTTAATTATCTTTTCCTCGTCTTCCTTATCCTGATCTTCCGTGACAATTTTATCTTTCCTGTCAAGCAGTGTGCGAACTACACCAAGTTTTTGGTGAAGGGGTGGTGGGCCTTGAAGTTCAGGTACTGGTTGGTGTGTGTGGCTTTCCGATAGACTAAGAGCTTCACGGATCCATTTTTGACGAGCGATAAGCGTATCCAAGAATGGTATCTTTCCGTCGACTTCCTCCTCAAAAGTGAATTTGATTGACTGCGTATCGTCCACTTGGTTGAGATGGTCAGTAAGCGGCTTAACTGCGTCTTTGGCTACTACTTCCAGGATGTCGTCAGCGTATCTTTTCCAAAACTTGGGCTTACATTCAATGGGGCTGTCATGATGGCTGCTTGCTCTAAGTATTCCATGTAGATGTTGGCTGCTAATGGGGATACCGGGCTAGTGGCTACCCATCGCCGCTCAAGCACTGTCTAAAAATCTTACCGCTGAAAACGTAAAGCACGtggtggacaaaataaagtctaAGAGCTCAACTACATCCTCCGCGAGTCAGATTGAAACCTTGCGATTGGTTATAGTCTTTGAGCCAGCGTTCTTTATTGACTCTTTCCTTCACTATTTCTAATACTTTGCTGATGGGAGTGCAAGTAAATAACGCGACTACGTCGTGGGAATTAAGTATGTCCCCTTCGTCTATGAGAATATCCACAAGTTCTTCTGCAA is a window of Amphiura filiformis chromosome 2, Afil_fr2py, whole genome shotgun sequence DNA encoding:
- the LOC140171370 gene encoding uncharacterized protein; the protein is MKPDQHKKKRSAQYKKKHGIKKESATGEKGNRQRVDNKTGKDGLPNSTGTTVTDVAAHKAEQNSGTHEEKVIKEFTSSFSRRKIESNWDRYEGLPDDDEERPLPPEGWNSTGYLVKRVMLKHSSVCEMSRVGKKKAHNPAGIKFLSVDVNALARHISTIPLPERLGISRCLFEDDVLEILDRKAKDMSNTMNSYPHEGHHPTSRLLHNTDDVITVDQVNTSSKSSSDERTQESKKSITNEKSKLSSEKSDPQTNIDTLKKDIKSAVRGVVNKIEPSSVLADVKTSVSKTDGGESETKPSNDDEDELDFLLMLENPVKVKGQSDKREEEEDHSDYIADATTQSTKPSVEQNTCQSVEVETNKQPSEIETARQPDVTQTKIGSDDLEDWLDDMLDD